The genomic region AGCAGCATCTGCCGCACGGGCGATTTGGCGTCCAGCTCCAGAGGCTTTTCCAGCGCGCCCAGAAAATGCGTGGCCTGGGGCGGCTCAAACCCCACCGCCCGGCCCAGTTCGGCCAGGCGTTTTTCGTCCAGCCGCTCCAGCATGGCACCGGCATGCTTGGACAGCCACGCGCGGAAGCCCGGGATGGGCGAGAGCGTGGCAAAGGTGCGCAGGCGCGGAAACTCCTGCGTCAGCGTTTCCACTACATGCTTGATGAGCGAGTCGCCAAAGCTCACGCCGCGCAGGCCCGTCTGGGTGTTGCTGATGGAGTAGAAGATGGCAGTGGTAGCGCGGGCAATGTCTGCGGGCGCGGCGGCCTCGTCCAGCAAGGGGGTGATGCTGGAGGAGATTTTGTCGAGCAACGCCACCTCCACAAAAATCAGCGGCTCGTTGGGCAGACGGGGGTGGAAGAAGCCGTAGCAGCGGCGGTCGCTGTCCAGCCGGTTTTTCAGGTCGGCCCAGCTGCGGATGTCGTGCACGGCCTCGTACTTGATGAGCTTTTCGAGCAGCGACGCGGGCGAATCCCACGACAGGCGGCGCAGCTCCAGAAAAGCCACGTCAAACCAGGTGGAAAACAGGTGCTCCAGCTCGGCGTCCAGCGCCAGCAGGCGCTTGTCGCTTTTGAGCAGGGGCAGCAGTTCGGCACGCAGGTCCACCAGAAAACGCATGCCGTCCGGGAACACGGCAAAGCGCTGCAGCAGCCGGGTGCGTGGCGAAACCAGCGCACGGCGCAGCGAGATTTCGGCCTGCCCTTCGTCTGCCGTGCCTGCAGCGGCTTCGTAGCGCTGGCGGGCGGTTTTGACCTTGTCGGCATCGGGCGTGAACTGTTCGCACAGCAGCAGCCACATGTCGCGCCGCTCTTCTGCGCCTGCCTCGGCGTACCACTGGGCCACGGCCTGCGCGCGCCTGCCACCTTCCACCTCGCTCACCTGGGGGGCCACCACGGCCTGAAGGTCGGCCAGCAGCTTGCGCAGCGCGCGGGGCGACAAGGCCTCTTGCCCGCGCCGGAGGGTGGCCTGCAGCCGCTCGTGGGTGGGCCGGGGCGCGGCCACTTTGGCGACCACATCGGTCACACCCGATTTGTCGGCGCTGACGCGCGCCAGCTTGTCAGGGCCCTTGCCGCCCTCTTTCTGGGCTGCAGGTGCTGCAGCGCGCAGGCGGGACACACTGCGTGAGATCCATTCGGCGGTGCTGTTCATGGGGTCAACCTCGATTGGTGGTTACGGGCAACATCGCGCAGCGCATCGCGCTGGCGCAGAAGGTGGTTGCGCATGGCCTCTTCAGCCGCACTGCCGTTGCCTGCCTTGAGTGCGGCAAACACGGCCAGATGCTCTTGCAGGCTGTGCTGCAGGCGACCAGGGGCATGCAGTTGCTGCAGGCGGGCCAGGCGCAGGATCTTGCGCAAGTCACCAATCACCTGGGCCAGCCAGCGGTTGTCGGCCAGGGTGATGAAGGCCTCGTGGATGGTGTGATTGGTTTCGTAGTAATCGGTAATGCGCCCTTCCTGCGCGCACTGCTGCAGGCGCAGGTGCAGGGCCTCCAGCGCAGCCACATCGGCACTGCCCGCCTTGAGGGTGGCCTCGTGCGCGGCGCGCCCTTCCAGCAAGGCGATGACAGGAAAAATCTCGTCCAGATCGCGCTCGGTGACCTCGGCCACAAAGCAGCCCCGGCGCGGCTCGTGGCGCAGCAGGCCTTCGGCCACCAACACCTTCAGCGCCTCACGCAGCGGGGTGCGCGAGATTTCCAGCCGCTCGCACAAGGCCACTTCGTCCACAAAACTCCCGGGCGGCAACACGCCACCAAAAATCTGCTCGCGCAGCCGCGAGGCGACTTCATCGTGCAGGGAGTTAGGAACCGAACGCATGGAAAGGGCTGCTCCTGAAGTGTGAAAACGCTGGACTGCACCGGGCTGCTTTGCACCTGAGGCACGGGCGAACCGGGCACCGCATGAGCCGTAATTTCTCATAATTATGGGAAATCACAAGGTGGAAACCCCTAGACCGCACCTTCTCCACGGGGATTTGCGGCCTGAGCGCAACGGGCACGGGGCGCGTGCATTCCCCCACAGGCTTGGCATCCTCGTTTCATTCACCCATAAAAAAAGCTGCCAGCGCTTGAACAGCAAGCGCTGGCAGCTATATTTTCAGGAGCAAAAGCTCAGGCGGTCTTGGTGGCGGGCTGGCGTTGCGCCCACACCCACAGTGCGATGCCTGCGGCCACCATGGGCACGCACAGCCACTGGCCCATGCTCATGCCCAGCGAGAGCAGGCCCAGGAAACTGTCAGGCTCGCGGAAGTATTCGGCAATGAAGCGAAACACTCCGTAGCCAACCAGGAAGGCGGCAGCGACTTGGCCCTGCTTGCGTTCACGTCGCGCATACAGCCACAGCAGCACGAAGAGCAGCAGCCCCTCCATCAAGAACTGGTACACCTGCGAAGGGTGGCGCGGCTGCAGGGAACCACTGTGCGCAAACACCATGCCCCAGGGCAGATCGGGGCTGGCAAAGCGGCCCCACAGTTCGCCGTTGATGAAGTTGCCGACCCGCCCTGCAGCCAGCCCGGTGGGCACGCAAGGCGCTACAAAGTCAGCCACTTGCAGCCAGGGGCGTTTGCGCGAATGGGCAAACCACAGCATGGCGGCAATCACCCCCAGCAGGCCGCCGTGGAACGCCATGCCGCCCTGCCACACCGCAAAAATCTCCAGCGGGTGGGTAAGGTAGTAGCCGGGCTTGTAAAACAGGCAGTAGCCCAAGCGGCCCCCGATGACGACGCCCGCCACCCCCAGAAAAAGGATGTCTTCCACATCGCGGCGGCTCCACGCCTGCGCGCCAGACATCGAGGCAAACGGCTCATGCCGCAGCCGCCGTGTTCCCAGAAACATGAACAGCCCGAAGGCCACCAGGTAGGTAATGCCATACCAGTGGATGGCGACAGGGCCCAACTGCAGGGCAACGGGATCAATGTGGGGGTAAGTCAGCATGGTGGGCGGTATTGTGCCCGCAACGCATGAAACTTCTGTTCTCGCACTGGGATTGCGCATACGCCGGTCGCAATGCCATCAAAGTGATAGCAACGCAAGCGCTAATGATGCCGGTTCGCATGCAGAGTGAGATGCGGGGTTATGGTCCATAACCCCAGCGGCAGGCGCGATACTCGCCCCCTTACAAGAACGGAATCACCATGCAGGGAAACCCACAAGTCATCGAATATTTCAAGAACCTGCTGCGCGGCGAACTGGCAGCGCGCGACCAGTATTTCATCCATTCCCGCATCTACGAAGACCAGGGCCTGGTGAAGATGTACGAGCGCCTGGACCACGAAATGCAGGAGGAAACCCAGCACGCTGACGCCCTGCTGCGCCGCATCCTGTTTTTGGGTGGCATGCCTGATATGCGCCCCCACCCCTTTACCCCCGGTACCACGGTGGTGGAGATGCTGCAAAAAGACCTGGCTGTGGAATACGAAGTGCGCGATGCCCTGCAAAAAGGCATGGAGCTGTGCGAGAGCGTGCGCGACTACGTGAGCCGCGACCTGCTGCTGGCCCAGTTGCGCGATACCGAGGAAGACCACGCCTACTGGCTGGAAAAGCAACTGGGACTGATTGAGAAGATGGGCTTGCCCAACTACCTGCAGAGCCAGTCGCGAACTGCGGCCTGAAGGGCCTGAGCCCAGGCACACCCGACCTCTTCGCAGGTTTTGGTCAAATCGTGCTCTGGCACCCTCCAATCAAGCGCAAGCAGCTATTGAATCCATAGCAAAACCATAAAAAAAGGCCGCCAGGCAGTGATGCCTGGCGGCCTTTTGCATTGGGTCAGTGCATCCAGCCAAGCCACCACAAGTGCGCCGCTGCGCTGGTGGCGATGGCTGGAGCCTATGACTGCCGAGAGCGAGCCTCTCAGTCGTCCAGCAACGACAGATCGCGCACAGCGCCCTTGTCGGCCGACATGACCAGCTTGGCGTAGGCCTTGAGTGCGGCGGACACCTTGCGTGAACGTGGCTGTGCGGGCTTCCAGCCCTTGGCGTCCTGCTCGGCGCGGCGCTTGGCCAGTTCTTCGTCAGACACCAGCACGTTGATGCTGCGGTTAGGGATGTCGATGCGGATGCGGTCACCGTTCTTCACCAGGCCGATGGCACCACCGGCAGCCGCCTCAGGCGAGCAGTGGCCGATGGACAGGCCCGATGTGCCGCCAGAGAAGCGGCCATCTGTCAGCAGCGCGCAGGCTTTGCCCAGGCCTTTGGACTTGATGTAGCTGGTGGGGTACAGCATCTCTTGCATGCCGGGGCCGCCC from Acidovorax sp. DW039 harbors:
- the lgt gene encoding prolipoprotein diacylglyceryl transferase, which codes for MLTYPHIDPVALQLGPVAIHWYGITYLVAFGLFMFLGTRRLRHEPFASMSGAQAWSRRDVEDILFLGVAGVVIGGRLGYCLFYKPGYYLTHPLEIFAVWQGGMAFHGGLLGVIAAMLWFAHSRKRPWLQVADFVAPCVPTGLAAGRVGNFINGELWGRFASPDLPWGMVFAHSGSLQPRHPSQVYQFLMEGLLLFVLLWLYARRERKQGQVAAAFLVGYGVFRFIAEYFREPDSFLGLLSLGMSMGQWLCVPMVAAGIALWVWAQRQPATKTA
- a CDS encoding malonyl-CoA decarboxylase; translation: MNSTAEWISRSVSRLRAAAPAAQKEGGKGPDKLARVSADKSGVTDVVAKVAAPRPTHERLQATLRRGQEALSPRALRKLLADLQAVVAPQVSEVEGGRRAQAVAQWYAEAGAEERRDMWLLLCEQFTPDADKVKTARQRYEAAAGTADEGQAEISLRRALVSPRTRLLQRFAVFPDGMRFLVDLRAELLPLLKSDKRLLALDAELEHLFSTWFDVAFLELRRLSWDSPASLLEKLIKYEAVHDIRSWADLKNRLDSDRRCYGFFHPRLPNEPLIFVEVALLDKISSSITPLLDEAAAPADIARATTAIFYSISNTQTGLRGVSFGDSLIKHVVETLTQEFPRLRTFATLSPIPGFRAWLSKHAGAMLERLDEKRLAELGRAVGFEPPQATHFLGALEKPLELDAKSPVRQMLLECAAHYLGRELQEGKPVDAVARFHLGNGARVERLNWAGDPSTKGLKQSYGLMVNYLYDLKRIDKHRSLLAQGKVPVSGDIDSLCRS
- the bfr gene encoding bacterioferritin, with translation MQGNPQVIEYFKNLLRGELAARDQYFIHSRIYEDQGLVKMYERLDHEMQEETQHADALLRRILFLGGMPDMRPHPFTPGTTVVEMLQKDLAVEYEVRDALQKGMELCESVRDYVSRDLLLAQLRDTEEDHAYWLEKQLGLIEKMGLPNYLQSQSRTAA
- a CDS encoding GntR family transcriptional regulator codes for the protein MRSVPNSLHDEVASRLREQIFGGVLPPGSFVDEVALCERLEISRTPLREALKVLVAEGLLRHEPRRGCFVAEVTERDLDEIFPVIALLEGRAAHEATLKAGSADVAALEALHLRLQQCAQEGRITDYYETNHTIHEAFITLADNRWLAQVIGDLRKILRLARLQQLHAPGRLQHSLQEHLAVFAALKAGNGSAAEEAMRNHLLRQRDALRDVARNHQSRLTP